The nucleotide window TTTCAAGTTTTAAGTCTCTAACAAGCCTACGAACCGAGGAGATACAGTAACAAAGATATTGACAAACCCTCTCACTACAAAACTATGTCCCCACCCCCACACACCAACCCGCAATCAGCATCTCACCACAAACTTACATGCGTTCGAAGCCACAATCTCGGACATTAACCAACTTGGAGATTATGAGTCAGGGCAAGCCAATACAAAGAAATTTGTTGATGAGCTATAACAAAAATCCCATTCACATGGGAAGCAAGACCATATAATTTTCATGGAAGGTTTTCAACCTCCAAAAAAGAGAACCAAATAAATCATCCACTGAGTTCTTGCTTCAATCAATCACCAAATaaatcatcctcatcatcatcagcgtGGCTTGAGTTAGTTCCAACCTTTACACTTAATGCCTTCTCATCGGTTTCTCTACTTGGAGAACCTTGTTTACCACTAGAACCCGCAGAAGGATATGCCCAGGAAGAACCCACTTTGCCTGAAAAAGAGTCTCCATAAAGGTCATCATAAATCCCACCCTTTGGAGCAGTTTTGACTCTATTTAAGACCTGTTGTAATTTTTCAGTCATGCCTTTTTGGGAAGAATTGTCTTCCTTTGCAGATAATTGCTCCTTTCCTTTTGGTATTACTGTAATCTGCACAAGGGATTCATATTTCCCAACAAGACTTCCTTCTTTTACACCTATTGGACCAGGTTCAGTCTCGACATCCACACCATCTGAAACCCCGACTACTTCAACCAGCTCTCCGCCCACTTGATCCCTGAATGACACTCTTGCCTTCCTAATTCTCTTGGATGCTCTCTCTGGCTGCTGGGTGTCACCTTTTGCACCTGAGTCACCAGACTCACGGGACATAGGCCCTATGTCAAACCTGGTCAGACCATGACGATTTAGTAGCGTATTATAAGCCACGACAGCTTCTTCATCAGAGGGATCAGGAGGCGGAGGCAGATAAACCTCTGCAGGCAGTGAAGGACGAGGAAAAAGAGCTGCATCATTCTTTCTCAAGATATAAGTTCTAGTTGATGCAGCAAACCGCAAAGACTGCCCCACTTCAAGCTCAACAGGGGTATCTTTAGTCACTCGTTCATTTGCAACAAAAGTGCCATGTGCAGATCCCAAATCAATTACATATATGCTGCAGAAGGGATAAAGCTTGTAAATGACACtaaatggaagaaagaaaactccaacagcatcaCAAATGGGTCAAGCAATCACCCCAACACTATCATGGATATGAAGGACATGGCCATGGCCATCATGAAAGCATGGTGGTGAAATAGGTCAATCCCTGAAACTCCTAGATGATCAATTGAATCATGAAATTGATGGTTCAGTTCATAAGGTTACTCTTGTTTAGTCTAAAAATAGAAACCTCTTCTTTAAATCTAAAACCATTGAAATAGTCAACCATCTGGCTCTATCATCTAAGATTGGAAAGATATAAGTTAGTAGagtatttattttgttcatcttttcttCACAATTTTCTAAGAGTTCTGAACCCTCATGCAGAACAAACTTTAACTTGGTCAACAAAACCTTCACTTGATCAACAAAACCAACAGCAAGCACACAATACAGATATGTACAACCAGCTGGAATTCAAGTACAAACCAATTATGCTATCCCAGCTGGAATTCAAGCATAAACTAATTACACCAACATATAAATAACAAGATTATATGCAATTGAAGCAAATAGAAACTGAATGTAGATGATGTAAAGGGAAAACTGAGAAAAGGTGTGACTCACCTTCCATTCTTGTGAGGAACAACAACGGCATGTTGGCGGGAAACGGACTGATGATCCAGCACAAAGTCACAAGTTTGAGATTGGCGGCCAAAGATGTTGCGACGCCTATCGAGAGTAATGCGATCAAGAACCTGACCTTCCTTGACAACCTCAAGATAATACACACCGGGGCGGGGATCAATTGCCCAGTCAGGGGGCTGCCAAGTGGACTGACCCCCACCAAGCTGAGTGAGATGCTGCTGCGGAGTCTGCTCAACCCCCACGAGAGGGGCAGGCTCGGGAGGTGCAAGAGGGGGAGGAGGAGGTTGATGTTGGGCTTGATGCGAATGCGAAAGAGAGGGCAAGGGAGtggatttggaattggaattgggATTGAGCGAAAAGGGTTCCAAGGACTGAGCTTTCTTAAATCGATCAAGGCCAGCTCTTCCGAACATGATGCAGTTCTGTAAATGAGTCAGGACTCAGGACTCGAGAGAAGGATGAATGTACGTGAAATCTGAATTCTGAAAgttatacatatacatatatatatatagaagcaTCGGAGTCTCACACCAACAACCACTGAATCACATCAATACAATTCTATTCTATTCTATTTCTAACTTGTAAAATGGAGTGGAGCTACAGTCCACCGAAGAAAGAGATAGAGGGAGAGAAAGTAGAGAGTAGAGAATAGAAGCCTCCTCCTCGTCCTCCTCTTCTATCACCTGCTATAATCTAATAATCTCATCCCAAAGCCTAATAAGCAAAATAGGCAGATCTCATGTCATCATCTAATCTAACCATCAAAATTACAGTTTTTTCAAGAATCGAATGCCgaataaaagcaaaagcacAGTTATAGGAATTTCCAAGAGACTTACGGAGCTGTCTCGCAGTCTCAAACTCTCAGTCTGAGAGTCTCGAAGCCAAACAAGGCAGAGAGGCCATGGACttggagggagggagggagggaaggAACTGCCTAACCAGAGAGCTTCAGAGGAGACTGGAGACTGGAGACTTGAGAGGGCGAACTAAACTAATAAAGGGGACTCTGAAATTCCAAGCTATTTTcattaacaacaacaactaaaACCTAAAAGCCGCTGCCTCCTTTGCCTTTGCTTCCTTCCCTCCTCctcactctgtttttttttttttttttcaatttaattgctTCCTCACtctgttgtttgttttgtttttttgcccGAAATTCGGGAttgggattttattattttgtttatttttatattcttttttaacttttggaGCTGGGAGAGGTAATTAGAATTGATATAATACAGCAACCAATACCCTTTGTTTTCAAGAATAATGCCGGAGTCTGGAGACATCAACTTTTGGATACCAACTGCCATCTCCAAAGACTAATGTTGGAGACATGACATCAGTTGTTGGCGTTCAattatttttgagtgaaatttcAACTTTTACAAGGTAGTTATGATTCTATTTTGGGTACTTGTTCTTATGCTTGACTCTCTTGTTTGTTAAACTACAAAATGGTTTTAAGTAATGAGTCTTCCAAGGATACTTAGAATAATCAAGTTCCATTGTTTCAATTCCCTTTGTTTTCACgggaaatgaagaagaaatggcTTTCgagcaaaaataaataatcgaGTTCAGCTGTTGACCAAGAAAAGACTAAATAATGGATTTATGATCGCAAGTTAACAATTGGCCACATCAAATTAAACTACAATTTGGTACTGCtattgaaacaaaataaaaaaaagaataatcgGACTTTGAGCTCTTCTAAAAGAATGATCACCattcaccaccaccaacaccaaGTAGGGCTGCTTTTTGCCAGAAATGGCAAGACCACAAAAACTAGACCTGCCACTTCCATATGTACTACCAAGGTTGAGGAATTAAACCTTCATAATATGATGACCACGTTATTGCATAATCTCTGCACCTGTTATTCACAACCACCAAGCAACTACCAAATAGCCCTCCAAAACTAGTCCACTTTTTTATCTCAAAGCCACAAAGCACTGTTTCGTCTACTCCAGGACCACGGTACTCGGAAGAGCATCTACATACACGCTTACACCTTCAAATCCATCATACCAACGTTATTGCACCACCTCTGCAATCCAATGCTTAAACACTCATTTGGATGGTCTCCAAGCTGACACATAATGCAGTCAAGCTCAATTCTGCTAGACTTGGCCTTAGATAGATGAAATATCAGGAAAAATGTGCTTGTTCTACAGCACTCTTCATGTCAAATGCCTACAATCCCAGAAATGCCCCAAATCCACCCACTATCTTGTGAATTCCGTCTCAACTACACTGAAGGTGTCTTTCAGGCGATCTTGCAGATTCTTTAGTACATTTTTCGTAATTCTTTTCTGATGCCGAGTGCCTTTGAGCCACTCAACCCCAAAGTATACTTTTACCTGGCATCCCTTTGAGTTTGAGGGCAAATCCTCGATTTGGTATCGAATGTGAAGCTGCAAACGATGCAGGGAAACAAGGTGAGTCAGGGGACATTTACAAAAACAATTATTTAAGCAGAGTTCTACATAAGTTCCATGTCATTCATACATTGAAATAGTCACCAAGCGGAACTGCATGGAGGGTCGAGACCTCTTGAACTAGCCAACCATTTCTATCAGAAAGGCGGGACTTTTGTTGAGTACTAGTCACCTCTCCTCTATACTGGGAAACACGTTTATCAAATCTGTAATATATCTGCCTCACACACACATCACCCTTCTCTGATTCCCATGGGGTGTAAGAATAGTTAAGACAACCAGCTTTCTCCATAACTCTACGGTCCAATTCACCTCCACCAAATAGCTCAACGAAGAAATTTGTCTAAAATTGTGAACAAGACAAATTTGATGGTCAGTGAAGACATATGTTAACACAATGCAGACACTAAAATAATCAGAACTGAAATCTGTATAGTCATGAGTACCACACACACATCACATAATCTAGAAGGAAGCTTTAATTTAACTACTCTGATTCCATGAGGCACAGCATCCGCAGAAGGGGAAAAGCAAGGGTTTAGTTCTAACCCTAAAGCAGGTGAGATGCTGATATATTCTTAGTTGCACtaaggggaagagagagagagagagagagagagagagagagagagagagagcgagctCACAGGAACTGAATGAGCAGAAGAATAAACCTCAGACATGCTGACATCATCAAGGCCTAAGAAAGACCCACTCTCTTCACTTTGGATCTTGACTTCAGATTCTTCTTCAACTATTTGCACCTTCTGCTCAGGACTCAAAGATCTAGCCTTCCAAAGAGCCATGATTGTCCTATTCAGAAATATCAGATGTTTGAGTCAACATGAGATatcatgtttattcttttactGTCGTAGAACATTGTTTTCATTATCAACTCTTATCCTATGCAAGCATCAATTGTTCAGAAAATGGTATAAGGTCAGTTGAGATGGGATACTCATGCACAACAGATGATACCCTAACAATATTAAACAATTAAAGAAGGCAAGGGCAGACCAAACATATGCTGAAAGATATctagtttaattaaaaaagaagacaaaggcAGACCAAACATATGCCAATCAGATGATATTAAACAATTAAAGACAAAAAgctcacaaaaaataataaaaaagtttcaattttgtagAAGTGAATGCCAGAGTATTCTAGGATGCCCTTCGAGTACCTGTGCGCTACATTGAAAGACACAAAGGACTGGAAATGGAACTTCAGCCTGCCTTCCCCATCTTGTGTCTTTGCACCATGCCTTGCATCCATACCTCTACCCGGCCGCAGAGTCATGACTACAATTGGACTTCCCATAGATGACAAAGAAGGAGGAACAACTTGAATCTCTTCTATATCCTCccagaggaaaaaaaactttgtcTTGTGACCAAATAAATTTGCATGGAATCCAATTATT belongs to Prunus persica cultivar Lovell chromosome G4, Prunus_persica_NCBIv2, whole genome shotgun sequence and includes:
- the LOC18778183 gene encoding nuclear inhibitor of protein phosphatase 1, with amino-acid sequence MFGRAGLDRFKKAQSLEPFSLNPNSNSKSTPLPSLSHSHQAQHQPPPPPLAPPEPAPLVGVEQTPQQHLTQLGGGQSTWQPPDWAIDPRPGVYYLEVVKEGQVLDRITLDRRRNIFGRQSQTCDFVLDHQSVSRQHAVVVPHKNGSIYVIDLGSAHGTFVANERVTKDTPVELEVGQSLRFAASTRTYILRKNDAALFPRPSLPAEVYLPPPPDPSDEEAVVAYNTLLNRHGLTRFDIGPMSRESGDSGAKGDTQQPERASKRIRKARVSFRDQVGGELVEVVGVSDGVDVETEPGPIGVKEGSLVGKYESLVQITVIPKGKEQLSAKEDNSSQKGMTEKLQQVLNRVKTAPKGGIYDDLYGDSFSGKVGSSWAYPSAGSSGKQGSPSRETDEKALSVKVGTNSSHADDDEDDLFGD